The Spirosoma foliorum genome has a window encoding:
- a CDS encoding DUF5009 domain-containing protein encodes MVSAPPKVSTGNLTGKRVFSIDVFRALTMLTMIFVNDLGALSGIPLWLEHSRADQDFLGFADTVFPCFLVIVGMSIPFAIQQRLDKGDSYTQIIGHIALRSVALLVMGVFFVNVHDLNPAATGFSMDWFVILMITAFFLIWNQYPKQEGTTKTIFTGLQVVGVGILVYLAIRFKGGSNDHLVGLTPQWWGILGLIGWTYLTCAVLYLFLHKQPILLIAAWAFFTLLNIAGHSGWLHALWPNGPRTWIPDNGAFDSLAFAGILATLFLKRLQQTEKSQQVPILFIGIGVLFLVAGLLARNFFIISKIQATPTWIFLCCGIAFIVYAGIYWLVDLNGKAHWFDLIKTAGTSTLTCYLIPDLYYSIATLVGITLPEWLTTGGVGLLKSLLFALLIIGITAVLGKMRIKLKL; translated from the coding sequence ATGGTATCAGCTCCACCGAAAGTAAGTACTGGGAATCTGACCGGAAAGCGCGTGTTTTCTATCGATGTGTTCCGGGCGTTAACGATGCTCACGATGATTTTTGTCAATGACTTGGGAGCCTTGTCAGGTATTCCGCTCTGGCTCGAACATTCGCGCGCCGATCAGGATTTTCTGGGATTTGCCGACACGGTTTTCCCGTGCTTTCTGGTCATTGTTGGCATGTCGATTCCTTTTGCCATTCAGCAACGACTCGATAAAGGCGATTCTTATACCCAGATCATTGGACACATAGCTCTCCGATCGGTAGCCTTACTAGTTATGGGCGTTTTCTTTGTCAACGTCCACGATCTGAATCCCGCTGCAACTGGCTTCTCGATGGACTGGTTTGTCATTCTGATGATTACGGCATTTTTCCTGATCTGGAATCAATACCCTAAACAGGAAGGCACGACAAAAACCATCTTCACTGGTCTTCAGGTAGTTGGCGTAGGCATACTCGTTTATCTAGCTATCCGTTTTAAAGGAGGTAGCAACGATCATTTGGTTGGTCTGACACCACAGTGGTGGGGCATTTTAGGGCTCATTGGCTGGACGTATCTTACCTGCGCCGTTCTTTATTTGTTCCTTCACAAACAGCCAATTCTGCTGATCGCAGCCTGGGCATTTTTTACGTTACTAAATATTGCCGGGCATTCAGGATGGTTGCACGCCTTATGGCCTAATGGACCGCGCACCTGGATTCCCGACAATGGTGCATTTGACTCCCTCGCTTTTGCGGGTATACTCGCTACCCTATTCCTGAAACGGCTACAACAGACTGAAAAATCGCAACAGGTACCGATCCTGTTTATCGGCATAGGCGTCCTGTTTTTGGTAGCCGGATTGTTAGCCAGAAACTTCTTTATCATCTCGAAAATTCAGGCTACTCCTACCTGGATTTTCCTGTGCTGTGGCATCGCGTTCATTGTCTACGCCGGTATTTATTGGTTAGTCGATTTGAACGGCAAAGCCCATTGGTTCGACCTAATAAAAACTGCCGGAACCAGCACATTGACCTGCTATCTGATCCCAGATCTTTATTACAGTATAGCTACTCTAGTCGGCATTACACTCCCTGAGTGGCTAACAACCGGCGGAGTTGGATTACTCAAATCACTCCTGTTCGCTCTGCTGATTATTGGTATTACGGCGGTGTTGGGTAAGATGCGGATAAAGTTAAAGTTGTAG
- a CDS encoding lipocalin family protein: MKSLIQALVGTWFICSTSFPMWLKGDKTNPTFTYSITDKKGETNVLLDEVKYQHKGESKTLTGFDYQNPADSAAFVWRGKGVLSLVRSKWKVVLQDPDGQWAVIWFSKTLFTPEGVDIISRTPQLPEKTLNHIKSLMADTPTLAKQLANVRDLPVR, translated from the coding sequence ATGAAATCCCTGATTCAAGCGCTCGTTGGAACCTGGTTTATTTGCAGTACAAGCTTCCCGATGTGGCTAAAGGGCGATAAAACGAATCCTACCTTTACGTACTCGATCACTGACAAAAAAGGGGAAACGAATGTCTTGCTGGATGAGGTGAAGTACCAACACAAAGGCGAGTCGAAAACACTCACGGGCTTCGATTACCAGAATCCAGCCGATTCGGCAGCTTTTGTTTGGCGAGGCAAAGGGGTATTAAGTCTGGTGCGGAGCAAATGGAAAGTTGTTTTGCAAGACCCTGATGGGCAATGGGCAGTTATCTGGTTTTCAAAAACACTGTTTACACCCGAAGGTGTCGATATCATCAGCCGCACCCCACAACTCCCAGAAAAGACACTCAACCATATTAAATCATTGATGGCCGATACACCTACGTTAGCCAAACAGTTGGCCAATGTGCGAGACTTGCCAGTTCGATAA
- a CDS encoding aminotransferase class I/II-fold pyridoxal phosphate-dependent enzyme, producing the protein MNYTRMPIEIESPEEIGYSTIQYNLAESSVRDIHVKDLNIKLDDLLLCYGHHRGHPDLLTSIADESSILKSEDVLVCSGAATALFIVATTLLSEKDHLVVVRPNYGTNLETPRAINCAMSIIDLTFQNQFALNVDQIRQAIRPNTRLISITNPHNPTGTVISEDVLNELVELAETNNCYLLVDETYRYLNFQTPLRPYLAEKSKRVISVSSLSKAFGVPGIRIGWIICQEAGLMHQFLAAKEQIMITNSVVDEQIALHILQNQEPLLREAHHHIRTNFAIIKRFFTETAYLDWVEPTAGVVCFPRLKAGYSINAEAFYKSLYSTYQTLVGPGHWFEQDKIYMRIGFGYPTSDELATGLQNLERCLEEHLTKNE; encoded by the coding sequence ATGAACTACACCCGAATGCCGATAGAAATCGAATCGCCGGAAGAGATCGGTTATTCAACTATCCAGTACAATCTGGCCGAAAGTTCGGTGCGCGACATCCATGTGAAAGATCTGAATATCAAGCTAGACGACTTACTGCTGTGTTATGGGCACCATCGTGGCCACCCCGATTTGCTTACCAGTATCGCCGACGAGAGTTCGATTCTAAAGTCTGAGGATGTGCTGGTTTGCAGTGGAGCGGCTACCGCTTTGTTTATAGTAGCTACTACCCTGCTCAGCGAGAAAGACCATTTGGTGGTAGTGCGACCGAATTATGGAACGAACCTCGAAACACCGCGCGCCATCAACTGCGCTATGAGTATTATCGACCTAACGTTTCAAAACCAATTTGCCCTAAACGTCGATCAGATACGACAAGCCATTCGGCCTAACACGCGACTCATCAGCATCACTAATCCGCACAATCCTACAGGAACGGTTATTTCTGAAGATGTTCTCAATGAATTAGTTGAACTAGCCGAGACAAATAATTGCTATTTGCTTGTTGATGAAACGTACCGATATCTGAATTTCCAGACACCACTCCGCCCCTACTTGGCGGAAAAAAGTAAGCGCGTTATTTCGGTCAGTTCGCTATCGAAAGCATTTGGTGTACCGGGTATCCGCATTGGCTGGATTATTTGTCAGGAGGCAGGACTTATGCATCAGTTTCTGGCAGCAAAAGAACAAATCATGATTACCAATTCGGTGGTGGATGAGCAGATTGCTCTACATATTTTACAAAATCAGGAACCTCTTTTGCGGGAAGCTCATCACCATATCCGAACCAATTTTGCCATTATCAAACGATTCTTCACCGAAACAGCCTACCTCGATTGGGTAGAACCAACAGCAGGCGTTGTTTGCTTCCCGCGCCTGAAAGCGGGTTACTCCATCAATGCCGAAGCGTTTTATAAATCCTTGTATTCAACTTATCAAACCCTTGTTGGGCCAGGACACTGGTTTGAACAGGACAAAATCTATATGCGCATTGGCTTTGGTTACCCTACTTCCGATGAGTTGGCAACCGGTCTGCAAAACCTGGAACGCTGTTTGGAGGAGCATTTGACGAAAAATGAATAA
- a CDS encoding serine hydrolase, whose protein sequence is MKYLNFNANYLILSLICLSATWLPLLAQPRQTIPELRQKIEQELSKYPGVFAVAFKDIATGKELLIREREVFHAASTMKTPVMIEVYKQQAQGKLSLSDSILIKTEFKSIVDGSPYTLPVSSDSDSVTYKQIGTKRTLASLVYDMITVSSNLATNLIIELVGAPNVLQTMRDLGAKDIQVRRGVEDSKAFAKGLNNSTTAYDLMLIFDKIATGQAVSPEASKAMIAILLDQKFNDAIPAKLPNNVKVAHKTGSITGVRHDSGIVILPDGRQYVLVLLSKDIKDDKLTSGVMATVSEWIYQYEMQGK, encoded by the coding sequence ATGAAGTATCTGAATTTCAACGCAAACTATCTTATACTATCCCTCATCTGCTTGTCAGCTACCTGGCTTCCATTGTTGGCGCAACCTCGCCAGACGATCCCCGAATTGCGCCAGAAGATTGAGCAGGAACTTAGTAAATACCCCGGCGTCTTTGCCGTTGCCTTCAAAGACATAGCGACTGGTAAAGAATTGCTGATTCGGGAGCGAGAGGTATTTCATGCGGCTAGTACCATGAAAACGCCGGTGATGATTGAGGTCTATAAGCAACAGGCTCAGGGTAAACTGTCACTATCGGATTCCATTCTGATCAAGACCGAGTTCAAAAGTATTGTCGATGGCAGTCCGTATACACTTCCGGTTTCATCGGATAGTGATTCCGTGACGTATAAACAGATTGGAACGAAACGAACGCTGGCTTCTCTGGTTTATGACATGATTACCGTTAGCAGTAACCTGGCAACGAACTTGATTATTGAACTCGTAGGAGCGCCAAACGTACTCCAAACCATGCGCGATTTGGGGGCCAAAGACATTCAGGTTCGGCGGGGTGTTGAAGATTCAAAAGCCTTTGCCAAAGGGCTCAACAACTCGACCACGGCCTACGACCTGATGCTGATTTTTGATAAAATCGCGACGGGTCAGGCAGTAAGCCCCGAGGCTTCGAAGGCGATGATTGCTATCTTGCTGGATCAGAAATTCAACGACGCGATTCCGGCCAAGCTGCCTAACAATGTGAAAGTAGCACACAAAACGGGCTCCATTACGGGCGTCCGGCACGATTCGGGCATTGTTATTTTACCCGATGGGCGACAGTATGTATTGGTTCTGCTATCGAAAGACATCAAAGATGATAAACTTACATCGGGCGTGATGGCTACGGTTTCGGAGTGGATTTATCAGTATGAAATGCAGGGGAAATGA